The following are from one region of the Gammaproteobacteria bacterium genome:
- the amrA gene encoding AmmeMemoRadiSam system protein A: protein MNNSTTDLHLHREALLKLAADSIEYGLSYNQPLPVAIGDYPQTLQIPAASFVTLHMQHNLRGCIGALEAFRPLALDVAANAYAAAFRDPRFPPLSRLEFKQLDIHISVLSHPADMRIDGEADLLAQLRPGIDGLIIEEYSYRSTFLPAVWESLPQPEDFLRQLKLKAGLPADYWSKTIRARRYTVQSVE, encoded by the coding sequence ATGAATAACAGCACAACTGATCTGCACCTGCACAGGGAAGCACTGCTGAAACTGGCGGCCGACTCCATCGAGTATGGCCTGAGCTACAACCAGCCCCTGCCCGTCGCCATTGGGGATTATCCCCAGACACTGCAGATACCCGCCGCCAGCTTCGTCACGCTGCACATGCAGCACAATCTGCGTGGCTGTATCGGTGCCCTTGAGGCATTCCGCCCCCTGGCGCTCGACGTGGCCGCCAACGCCTATGCCGCCGCCTTCCGCGACCCGCGCTTTCCGCCGCTGAGCCGGTTAGAGTTCAAGCAATTGGATATCCATATCTCGGTTCTATCTCACCCTGCAGACATGCGCATTGACGGCGAGGCGGATCTTCTTGCCCAACTTCGGCCTGGTATCGACGGCCTGATTATTGAGGAATACAGTTACCGGAGCACTTTTCTGCCCGCCGTATGGGAGTCACTCCCGCAGCCTGAAGATTTTCTCCGGCAACTCAAGCTAAAGGCCGGGCTACCCGCCGATTATTGGTCGAAAACAATCCGAGCGCGGCGGTATACAGTGCAATCTGTTGAGTGA
- the amrB gene encoding AmmeMemoRadiSam system protein B — protein MTTVRHPAVAGLFYPADARALHAMVAGFLNEAESSGSVPKAIIVPHAGYIYSGPVAASAYARLKPARDIIRRVVLLGPAHRVAFRGLAVSSAYAFSTPLGNIPIDYVSINLILTLPQVHVLDQAHAEEHSLEVHLPFLQGVLRDFTLVPLVVGDATPEEVGEVLEMLWDGPETLIVISSDLSHYHDYETARKLDSDTSHAIEALRPQDIHYEDACGRNPVNGLLYAAKKHYLRAETVDLRNSGDTAGPRDQVVGYGAYVFGYHE, from the coding sequence ATGACCACCGTGCGCCACCCGGCTGTCGCAGGCCTGTTTTATCCCGCCGATGCGCGTGCGTTACACGCCATGGTGGCGGGCTTTCTAAACGAGGCTGAATCTTCCGGGTCCGTGCCAAAGGCAATTATTGTGCCCCATGCCGGCTATATCTACTCCGGCCCGGTGGCAGCAAGCGCCTATGCGCGCCTCAAGCCTGCCCGCGACATTATCAGGCGAGTGGTGCTGCTCGGCCCGGCGCATCGTGTGGCGTTCCGTGGACTGGCGGTAAGCAGCGCTTATGCCTTTTCAACCCCACTGGGCAATATACCCATCGATTACGTATCCATTAATCTGATTCTGACCCTACCCCAAGTGCATGTGCTGGATCAGGCGCATGCTGAGGAACACAGCCTGGAGGTGCATCTGCCCTTTCTGCAGGGAGTGCTGCGTGACTTCACGCTGGTGCCATTGGTGGTGGGTGATGCCACGCCGGAGGAGGTAGGCGAAGTGCTGGAGATGCTGTGGGATGGGCCGGAAACCCTCATCGTAATCAGTTCCGATCTCAGCCATTATCATGACTACGAAACCGCCCGCAAGCTAGATAGCGACACGTCGCACGCCATCGAGGCGCTACGGCCGCAAGACATACATTATGAAGATGCTTGCGGACGCAATCCTGTCAACGGCCTATTATATGCCGCGAAAAAACACTACTTGCGGGCAGAAACCGTTGATCTGCGCAATTCGGGAGATACCGCCGGACCGCGCGATCAGGTGGTAGGGTATGGCGCTTATGTCTTTGGCTATCATGAATAA
- the amrS gene encoding AmmeMemoRadiSam system radical SAM enzyme → MTTQSMSAIVPTKYWHVIEDGRIQCDLCPRFCKLHEGQHGLCFVRACQNNQIVLTTYGRSSGFCVDPIEKKPLNHFLPGTPILSFGTAGCNLACKFCQNWDISKARETDVLADQASPELIARAAKKLGCSSVAYTYNDPVIFMEYAIDVAKACRELGIKSVAVTAGYITEEPRKELFSYMDAANVDLKAFTEQFYHKICGGHLKPVLDTLKYLKHETNVWFEITTLLIPGENDSDQELEEMTQWVVENLGPDVPHHFTAFHSDWKMMDKPPTPPETLARARRIAMKNGIRYAYTGNVRDVEGGSTYCHHCGKKLIGRDGYVITEWHLTDDGHCQSCGTQCAGVFHGPAGDWGPRRLPVRLKDFAV, encoded by the coding sequence ATGACCACCCAATCCATGAGCGCCATAGTTCCTACTAAATATTGGCATGTTATTGAGGATGGACGCATCCAGTGTGACCTCTGTCCACGGTTTTGCAAACTCCACGAAGGACAACATGGATTGTGTTTTGTGCGTGCCTGCCAGAACAATCAGATCGTCCTGACCACCTACGGCCGTTCCAGTGGCTTTTGTGTCGATCCCATCGAGAAAAAACCGCTCAACCATTTTCTGCCGGGAACACCGATCCTGTCTTTTGGCACTGCCGGATGCAATCTCGCCTGCAAGTTCTGTCAGAATTGGGATATCAGCAAGGCGCGCGAGACTGACGTGCTCGCCGACCAAGCCTCGCCGGAATTGATTGCCCGCGCCGCGAAAAAATTGGGATGCAGTAGCGTTGCCTATACCTATAATGATCCTGTAATTTTCATGGAATATGCTATCGATGTCGCCAAGGCGTGCCGTGAGCTGGGCATTAAATCGGTAGCCGTCACCGCTGGCTATATCACCGAGGAGCCGCGCAAGGAATTATTCAGCTACATGGATGCGGCGAATGTCGACCTCAAGGCCTTCACAGAGCAGTTTTACCACAAGATCTGCGGTGGGCATTTGAAGCCGGTGCTGGACACGCTCAAATACCTCAAGCACGAGACCAATGTCTGGTTCGAGATCACTACCTTGCTGATACCGGGGGAGAACGATTCTGATCAGGAGCTGGAAGAGATGACGCAATGGGTGGTAGAAAATCTTGGCCCGGATGTGCCCCACCATTTCACTGCCTTTCATTCCGACTGGAAGATGATGGACAAACCGCCCACCCCGCCCGAAACCCTGGCCCGCGCGCGTCGCATCGCCATGAAGAACGGTATACGCTATGCCTACACCGGCAATGTGCGTGACGTTGAGGGCGGCAGCACCTATTGTCATCACTGCGGTAAAAAACTGATCGGACGCGATGGGTATGTGATCACTGAATGGCATCTTACTGACGATGGCCATTGCCAAAGCTGCGGTACCCAATGCGCTGGAGTATTTCACGGCCCGGCGGGGGACTGGGGGCCGCGGCGGCTGCCGGTGCGGCTTAAGGATTTCGCGGTGTAA
- a CDS encoding ABC transporter substrate-binding protein, with product MLKRTASDIKQFASLSRRFLLAPLRRFVLIPILMAIIGVVIVGRVTDWWAGPDSYYIYLAGDYRNDPATAKIFEGFLGAPCEKSDGEIIRDKGIDGVPIRVKCLDDRGDTAEVRRISNDLAHRDDTLMVMGHIYSTLTKEALPNYLRQAQPAIPVILTAETNPQLIPAKKAGGDYDPIFRLAPTDDAQAVKAAQFAIDNAKSQVLWVVEDERNPVYSKYLAMEFVRRVQEREGKVVLWSTNMSVPPAETLRKLKIDFVFFAGDWSNALILIRQIKRIFPSHRMPVLFLSDAAVDQQLLKYGGKELDGLSIYLGYPLKAVQFKDSGFELFGKDARSIIDWLLVDTDQHFVEESQAHSRFKYWSMLLLNRHEVEDARSALKSRMMKAVLEERKFSGVLGEYQFAHNGNNKQAQWRIWEVKKENGVYQFVDAE from the coding sequence ATGCTGAAAAGGACTGCGTCGGACATCAAGCAGTTTGCATCATTGTCGCGCCGTTTTCTGCTGGCACCGCTTCGTAGATTTGTTTTGATACCCATCTTGATGGCGATTATCGGGGTCGTCATTGTGGGCCGGGTCACGGATTGGTGGGCCGGCCCGGACAGTTACTACATTTATCTCGCGGGCGATTATAGGAACGATCCGGCGACTGCCAAGATATTTGAAGGTTTTCTGGGTGCGCCGTGCGAGAAATCCGATGGGGAAATTATCCGTGACAAGGGTATCGACGGCGTGCCCATCAGGGTTAAGTGTCTGGATGACCGGGGTGATACCGCCGAGGTTCGCCGGATCTCCAATGATCTTGCGCATCGCGATGACACCCTCATGGTTATGGGGCATATCTACAGCACACTGACGAAGGAGGCGCTGCCCAATTACCTGCGACAAGCCCAGCCTGCCATTCCCGTAATTCTCACCGCAGAGACTAATCCGCAATTGATTCCCGCCAAAAAAGCGGGGGGCGATTATGATCCGATATTTCGCTTGGCGCCTACGGATGATGCACAAGCGGTCAAGGCTGCGCAGTTTGCTATTGACAACGCCAAATCACAGGTTTTGTGGGTCGTGGAAGATGAGCGCAATCCGGTTTACTCCAAGTACTTGGCCATGGAGTTTGTCCGGCGGGTGCAAGAAAGGGAAGGGAAGGTGGTGCTATGGTCGACCAATATGTCGGTGCCGCCTGCTGAAACGCTCAGGAAGCTAAAAATCGATTTCGTTTTCTTTGCCGGAGACTGGTCGAACGCATTGATATTGATCAGGCAGATCAAGCGCATATTTCCTTCGCATCGAATGCCTGTGCTTTTCTTGAGTGACGCAGCCGTAGATCAACAACTTCTCAAATACGGAGGGAAGGAGTTGGATGGGTTGAGCATATATCTGGGCTATCCACTCAAGGCGGTCCAATTCAAGGACAGTGGTTTTGAGTTATTCGGAAAAGATGCCCGATCGATCATTGACTGGTTGCTTGTCGATACCGATCAACATTTCGTCGAGGAGAGCCAGGCGCATTCACGATTCAAATACTGGAGCATGTTGCTTTTGAACAGGCACGAGGTCGAGGATGCCCGATCCGCATTGAAATCACGGATGATGAAGGCGGTTCTCGAAGAGCGCAAATTTTCAGGCGTTTTGGGCGAATACCAGTTTGCTCACAATGGTAACAATAAACAAGCCCAATGGCGCATCTGGGAAGTGAAGAAGGAAAATGGCGTATATCAATTCGTCGATGCTGAATGA